The following are encoded in a window of Mannheimia varigena genomic DNA:
- the aroB gene encoding 3-dehydroquinate synthase, whose amino-acid sequence MLQVNVELKERRYPIIIGEGILAQAASYSPLKAGDKVMIVSNPTVAFHYLETVTCTLTKLGCQVDSVLIPDGEEHKNLDSLNLIFTALLDKNHNRDSTLIALGGGVIGDVAGYAAASYQRGIRFIQIPTTLLAQVDSSVGGKTAVNHPLGKNMIGAFYQPVSVIVDTNTLSTLPKREVSAGLAEVIKYGAIFDIAFFEWLESHIDDLVSLKQDELEYCIQRCCQLKADVVARDETEKGDRALLNLGHTFGHAIEARMGYGVWLHGEAVSVGMLEAAALSHILGDLNVEDVARLEKLLARANLPTISPDGMEPLEYLPYMWRDKKVLGGQLRLILLKSLGQAYVSARATEEQVLASIERFTQR is encoded by the coding sequence ATGTTACAGGTTAATGTGGAATTAAAAGAACGCCGCTACCCAATTATTATTGGAGAGGGAATACTTGCTCAGGCAGCAAGTTATTCGCCGTTAAAAGCAGGCGATAAAGTGATGATTGTTTCCAACCCAACTGTTGCTTTTCATTATCTCGAAACTGTTACTTGCACTTTAACTAAATTAGGCTGCCAAGTAGATTCGGTGCTAATTCCTGATGGTGAAGAACATAAAAACTTGGATTCATTAAACCTGATTTTTACGGCGTTGTTAGATAAAAATCATAATCGTGATAGCACTTTAATTGCTTTAGGCGGTGGTGTCATTGGCGATGTAGCAGGATATGCTGCAGCTTCTTATCAACGTGGTATTCGTTTTATCCAAATTCCAACTACGTTATTAGCACAGGTGGACTCTTCTGTTGGCGGAAAAACTGCAGTTAATCATCCACTTGGCAAAAATATGATTGGCGCTTTCTATCAGCCTGTTTCGGTTATTGTCGATACCAACACGCTTTCTACTTTACCAAAAAGAGAAGTGAGTGCGGGTTTGGCAGAAGTCATCAAATATGGGGCAATTTTTGATATTGCGTTTTTTGAATGGCTAGAGAGCCACATTGATGACTTAGTAAGTTTAAAACAAGATGAGTTAGAATATTGCATTCAGCGTTGTTGCCAATTAAAAGCGGATGTTGTTGCTCGTGATGAAACTGAAAAAGGTGATCGTGCATTGCTCAATCTTGGACATACTTTCGGACATGCTATTGAAGCTCGTATGGGTTATGGTGTATGGCTACACGGCGAAGCTGTTTCTGTTGGTATGCTTGAGGCGGCTGCTTTGTCGCACATTTTAGGTGATTTGAATGTGGAAGATGTAGCTCGTTTAGAAAAATTACTGGCGAGAGCAAACCTACCTACTATTTCGCCGGATGGTATGGAGCCGTTGGAGTACTTGCCGTATATGTGGCGAGATAAAAAAGTATTAGGTGGGCAATTACGTTTGATTTTACTGAAATCACTTGGTCAAGCTTATGTCTCAGCAAGAGCAACCGAAGAACAAGTGCTGGCATCTATTGAACGTTTCACCCAGCGTTAA
- a CDS encoding penicillin-binding protein 1A, which translates to MRIAKIIFSALLSLLILGGVIGGLLYMHIKSDLPDVATLKNVELQQPMQIFTLDGKLIGEVGEERRIPVKLEDVPPMLIKAILATEDARFYEHKGIDPKGIMRALWRTSQGDTQGASTITQQLAKNFFLTPERSIERKAKEAILALEIEQVLTKNEILELYLNKIYLGYRSHGVAAAAKTYFNKALKDLTLSEIAIIAGLPKAPSTMNPLYSVKRAEDRRNVVLGRMLETKDITQQQYEKAKAEPIVANYYGAALEFRADYVTEMVRQEIVKRYGENIAYNKGLKVYATVLSADQKAAQDALRENLIDYDRRRGWRGAEKLWAGNDAWDDEKIIDHLSKLPKSDPFTPAVVMQTDKSKYTLLLANGEPATLKRVNASFAPKGLKVGEQIWVRLNKAKEWTLGQVPEVNSALVSINSENGAIEAIVGGFSFEQSRFNRATQSLVQVGSAIKPFIYAAAMNKGLSLSTTISDGPIVIKKKGQKEWRPKNADGVYGGPTRARVALGKSRNMVAIRVLQMAGIDYTADYLQRFGFNRNQYIATESLALGAASFTPLEMARAYAVFNNGGYLIEPYIIDRIIDAQGYELYQANPVVSCSVCDNPVIYPEPKYFDSVKIHDETQVATAPVTQNSIEEEVVEDIVESEPELQAENSEKNAPSLMAESSHHVKGLRYAPHVISNELAFLMRSALATAVTGEPEYGWRGTSYRMLNTIKRADVGGKTGTTNNSKATWYAGFGADIATVVYVGFDDNKRELGKGASGSVTALPAWVNYMKVALADKPVQKDVVPGNIVEVKIDPNSGFLGNGRKEFFIKGTEPTKRYVVERGYTEKSPTQTVPARLGLPPPGVLQSGELF; encoded by the coding sequence ATGCGGATCGCAAAAATAATATTTAGTGCTTTACTTTCACTGTTAATTTTAGGTGGGGTAATCGGTGGTTTACTTTATATGCATATCAAGTCTGACTTACCTGATGTTGCAACACTTAAAAATGTTGAGTTACAACAACCAATGCAGATTTTTACTTTAGATGGTAAATTAATTGGTGAAGTGGGCGAAGAACGCCGTATTCCGGTTAAACTTGAGGATGTTCCTCCAATGTTGATAAAAGCAATTTTAGCAACAGAAGATGCTCGTTTCTATGAACATAAAGGGATTGACCCTAAAGGGATTATGCGTGCATTGTGGCGTACCAGTCAGGGCGATACACAAGGGGCAAGTACCATTACTCAACAGTTAGCAAAAAACTTTTTCTTAACGCCTGAGCGTAGTATTGAGCGTAAAGCAAAAGAAGCTATTTTGGCATTAGAAATCGAACAAGTTTTGACGAAAAATGAAATTTTAGAACTTTATTTGAACAAAATTTATTTAGGGTATCGCTCGCATGGTGTAGCAGCAGCGGCTAAAACCTATTTTAATAAAGCGTTAAAAGATCTCACGCTTTCGGAAATTGCAATTATTGCAGGGCTTCCAAAAGCACCATCAACAATGAACCCACTTTATTCGGTAAAACGTGCAGAAGATCGTCGTAATGTAGTTTTGGGTAGAATGCTTGAAACTAAAGATATTACTCAACAACAGTACGAAAAAGCGAAAGCTGAGCCAATTGTAGCAAATTACTATGGTGCAGCATTAGAGTTTCGTGCTGATTATGTTACAGAGATGGTTCGCCAAGAAATTGTAAAACGTTATGGTGAAAACATTGCTTATAACAAAGGTTTAAAAGTCTATGCAACCGTACTTTCTGCAGACCAAAAAGCTGCACAAGATGCATTGCGTGAAAATTTGATTGATTATGATCGCAGACGTGGTTGGCGTGGAGCTGAAAAATTATGGGCAGGAAATGATGCTTGGGATGATGAAAAAATTATCGACCATTTAAGTAAATTACCAAAATCTGATCCCTTTACCCCTGCTGTGGTTATGCAAACAGATAAATCAAAATATACGCTTTTATTAGCAAATGGGGAGCCTGCAACATTAAAACGTGTTAATGCGTCTTTTGCGCCTAAAGGGTTAAAGGTTGGAGAACAGATTTGGGTTAGACTAAATAAAGCCAAGGAGTGGACTTTAGGGCAAGTGCCTGAAGTTAATTCAGCGTTAGTGTCAATTAATAGTGAAAATGGGGCTATTGAAGCTATTGTGGGTGGTTTTAGCTTTGAACAGAGCCGCTTTAACCGTGCGACTCAATCTTTAGTACAAGTAGGTTCGGCGATTAAGCCTTTTATTTATGCCGCAGCTATGAATAAGGGATTAAGCCTTTCTACCACCATTAGTGATGGCCCAATTGTGATTAAAAAGAAAGGGCAAAAAGAGTGGCGACCTAAAAATGCGGACGGTGTTTATGGCGGTCCAACGCGTGCAAGGGTGGCATTAGGTAAATCCAGAAATATGGTCGCAATTCGTGTATTGCAAATGGCGGGCATCGATTATACTGCTGATTATTTACAACGTTTTGGCTTTAATCGTAACCAGTATATCGCCACAGAGTCACTTGCGTTAGGAGCGGCTTCATTCACTCCGCTTGAAATGGCTCGAGCATATGCGGTATTTAATAATGGTGGTTATTTAATTGAACCTTATATTATTGACCGAATTATTGATGCCCAAGGCTATGAGCTGTATCAAGCAAATCCTGTAGTATCTTGTTCAGTGTGCGATAATCCTGTGATTTATCCTGAGCCGAAATATTTTGACTCAGTAAAAATTCATGATGAAACTCAAGTAGCGACAGCTCCAGTTACTCAGAATAGTATTGAGGAAGAAGTAGTGGAGGATATCGTAGAATCAGAGCCAGAATTACAAGCTGAAAATAGTGAGAAAAATGCTCCTAGCCTGATGGCAGAGTCTTCTCATCATGTTAAGGGACTACGTTATGCTCCTCATGTGATAAGTAATGAATTAGCATTCTTAATGCGTAGTGCATTAGCTACTGCTGTGACTGGTGAGCCAGAATATGGTTGGCGCGGCACAAGTTACCGAATGCTTAATACAATTAAGCGGGCTGATGTGGGCGGTAAAACAGGTACAACAAATAATTCTAAAGCAACATGGTATGCTGGTTTTGGTGCTGATATTGCGACAGTAGTTTATGTTGGTTTCGATGATAACAAACGTGAACTTGGTAAAGGTGCTTCAGGTTCAGTAACAGCGTTACCAGCTTGGGTGAATTATATGAAAGTAGCCCTTGCTGATAAACCTGTGCAAAAAGATGTTGTGCCAGGCAACATTGTTGAAGTGAAAATTGATCCAAATAGTGGTTTCTTAGGTAATGGACGTAAAGAGTTCTTTATTAAAGGAACAGAACCAACAAAACGATACGTGGTTGAAAGAGGTTATACTGAGAAATCGCCAACACAAACTGTTCCTGCTCGATTAGGACTTCCACCACCAGGTGTGTTGCAAAGTGGGGAATTATTCTAA
- a CDS encoding sodium-dependent transporter, with amino-acid sequence MANQSEERQSWSSRLAYIMTVAGATVGFGATWRFPYLVGENGGGAYVFLFCIAMIVIGIPMILVENVIGRRMRVNAVDAFGGSANGKKISPAWKILGYMGLLGAFGILAYYMVLGGWVLNYIGSLITGNLDLSTPVTVETTYQFFQQSIFNSPAIIITYTAIFVLVNYFILVKGIVDGIERSVKYLMPILFVFLLVMVIRNVTLPGAVEGIKFYLMPDFSKITPKLFVFVLGQVFFALSLGFGVLITLSSYLDKNENLVKTATITGVMNTIIAVLAGFMIFPSLFSFGVAPNSGPTLVFQSLPIVFSNMWGGTIFAIIFFALLVVAALTTSLTIYEVIITALQEKANISRKKAIFITLVTIFILGNIPSALSDNVLKNVQIMGKSIFDAFDYISGNILFILTALGSAIFVGFVLKDEAKEELGTGKTLTNIWFNYVRFVIPVIILVIFFNSL; translated from the coding sequence ATGGCAAATCAAAGTGAAGAACGTCAATCGTGGTCTAGCAGATTGGCGTATATTATGACTGTTGCAGGAGCAACTGTTGGATTCGGTGCAACGTGGCGTTTTCCCTATTTAGTTGGAGAAAACGGTGGTGGTGCTTATGTATTCCTATTTTGCATTGCAATGATTGTGATCGGCATCCCAATGATTTTAGTTGAAAATGTAATTGGCAGAAGAATGCGAGTGAATGCCGTTGATGCCTTTGGTGGTTCGGCAAATGGTAAAAAAATCTCTCCTGCTTGGAAAATACTAGGCTATATGGGATTACTCGGTGCATTTGGTATTCTAGCTTATTATATGGTGCTCGGTGGTTGGGTACTCAATTATATTGGTAGCCTAATTACGGGCAACCTTGACCTCTCAACGCCTGTTACGGTAGAAACCACTTATCAATTTTTTCAACAAAGCATTTTTAATAGTCCGGCGATTATTATTACTTATACCGCTATTTTTGTGCTGGTAAATTATTTTATTTTAGTGAAGGGAATCGTTGATGGTATTGAGCGTTCAGTTAAATACTTGATGCCGATTCTATTTGTGTTTTTACTGGTAATGGTTATCCGTAACGTAACTTTACCGGGGGCGGTGGAAGGCATTAAATTTTATTTGATGCCTGATTTCTCTAAAATCACGCCAAAACTTTTTGTGTTTGTATTGGGGCAGGTGTTCTTTGCATTAAGTCTAGGGTTTGGTGTGTTAATTACGCTTTCAAGCTATTTAGATAAAAATGAAAACCTCGTTAAAACGGCGACTATTACGGGTGTGATGAATACAATTATTGCGGTTCTTGCCGGTTTTATGATCTTCCCATCATTATTCAGCTTTGGCGTTGCACCAAACTCCGGTCCGACATTAGTCTTCCAGAGTTTGCCGATTGTGTTCTCAAATATGTGGGGCGGTACAATTTTTGCGATTATTTTCTTTGCCTTGTTAGTTGTTGCGGCTTTAACCACTTCATTAACAATTTATGAGGTGATTATTACTGCACTTCAAGAAAAAGCAAACATTAGCCGTAAGAAAGCGATTTTTATTACCTTAGTAACCATTTTTATACTAGGTAATATCCCGTCTGCATTAAGTGATAATGTGCTAAAAAATGTGCAAATTATGGGCAAAAGTATTTTTGATGCCTTCGACTATATCAGCGGAAATATTCTCTTTATTTTAACTGCATTAGGTAGTGCAATTTTTGTCGGCTTTGTATTAA
- the aroK gene encoding shikimate kinase AroK: protein MAEKRNIFLIGPMGAGKSTIGRQLAQTLGMEFLDSDSVIEERAGADIDWIFDVEGEAGFRKREERILNELTQNHGIVLSTGGGSILSKDNRNVLSARGIVIYLETTVDKQFERTQRDKKRPLLQTEDPRKVLEELAKIRNPLYEEIADITIHTDEQSAKVVANQIIDMMDNLVA, encoded by the coding sequence ATGGCTGAAAAACGTAATATCTTTCTAATTGGGCCTATGGGAGCAGGAAAAAGCACTATTGGTCGACAACTTGCTCAAACATTAGGTATGGAATTTTTAGATTCTGACAGTGTAATTGAAGAAAGAGCTGGTGCGGATATTGATTGGATCTTTGATGTTGAAGGTGAAGCAGGTTTTCGCAAGCGTGAAGAACGTATCTTGAACGAATTAACACAGAATCACGGTATTGTGCTTTCAACAGGTGGGGGATCTATTTTATCGAAAGATAACCGCAATGTATTATCAGCTCGTGGCATTGTAATTTACTTAGAAACAACGGTTGATAAGCAATTTGAGCGTACGCAGCGTGATAAAAAACGTCCTTTATTGCAAACAGAAGATCCACGCAAAGTATTGGAAGAACTTGCAAAAATTCGTAATCCACTTTATGAAGAAATTGCAGATATTACTATCCACACTGATGAGCAAAGTGCAAAAGTAGTTGCAAATCAAATCATTGATATGATGGATAATTTAGTCGCATAG
- a CDS encoding Dam family site-specific DNA-(adenine-N6)-methyltransferase, protein MSHSKHRAFLKWAGGKYRLISDIQTHLPKKACLVEPFVGAGSVFLNTDFEHYILADINPDLINLFNTVKADVEHYIAQTKLLFLHPKANTETFYKARRAEFNRSKDIFRRSVIFLYLNRFGYNGLCRYNQKKGYNVPFGRYKTHYFPENELRFFAEKAQKATFVCADFEQVFELVKNSAIDCVIYCDPPYAPLLQETNFTQYAGGGFSLLQQTRLANLAQEVKEQGIPVLISNHDTDFTRLIYQSAQITSVQVQRSIGQKADSRIKVGELFALFS, encoded by the coding sequence ATGAGTCATTCTAAACACCGAGCCTTTTTAAAATGGGCGGGCGGTAAATATCGCCTTATTTCAGATATTCAAACCCATTTGCCGAAAAAGGCTTGTCTAGTTGAGCCTTTTGTCGGTGCGGGTTCGGTGTTTCTGAATACTGACTTTGAACACTATATCCTTGCCGATATTAACCCTGATTTAATTAATCTTTTCAATACGGTAAAAGCAGATGTTGAGCATTATATCGCTCAAACAAAATTGCTTTTTCTACACCCAAAAGCGAATACTGAAACCTTTTATAAAGCACGCCGTGCGGAATTTAATCGTTCAAAAGATATTTTTCGCCGTTCGGTTATTTTTCTCTATTTAAATCGTTTTGGTTATAACGGATTATGTCGTTATAACCAAAAAAAAGGTTATAATGTGCCGTTTGGGCGTTATAAAACCCATTATTTCCCTGAAAATGAGTTGCGGTTTTTTGCAGAAAAAGCTCAAAAAGCGACCTTTGTTTGTGCGGATTTTGAACAGGTATTTGAGCTGGTAAAAAATAGTGCGATAGATTGTGTTATCTATTGCGATCCACCTTATGCTCCATTATTGCAAGAGACTAACTTTACTCAATACGCAGGTGGGGGATTTAGTTTGTTACAGCAAACTCGCTTAGCAAACCTTGCTCAAGAGGTGAAAGAGCAGGGCATTCCTGTATTGATTTCAAATCACGACACTGATTTTACTCGGCTGATTTATCAATCTGCCCAAATCACATCAGTGCAAGTTCAGCGTTCAATCGGGCAGAAAGCGGATTCCCGAATTAAAGTCGGCGAGTTATTTGCGTTATTTTCCTAA
- a CDS encoding competence protein ComA has translation MKLLKPPVKKPVSPTVLGLSENEQYYCLVKNQAEKFSTFWQQKSEGLEIAIQKIIAAETVNEPFTLVRTIPYQYIWRKTIFISKKLDEIQLHRQVIQILKNEQPLAIELLNFEYQRLPSSNNNLDKITIYALNKHYAESLNQFNSILDCELHCYIRGIFHLNPQLDNNFPCFSFKQKTVQFTESELLFPLVEPKNCIYLSDILITDTDMQSDESKQLYYLALGASLWNGKALI, from the coding sequence ATGAAACTACTTAAACCACCAGTAAAAAAGCCTGTCTCGCCTACAGTTTTAGGCTTAAGTGAAAATGAACAATATTATTGCTTAGTCAAAAATCAAGCTGAAAAATTCAGTACTTTTTGGCAGCAAAAGAGTGAAGGATTAGAGATAGCTATTCAAAAAATCATCGCAGCAGAAACGGTAAATGAACCTTTTACCCTCGTTCGCACCATTCCTTACCAATATATCTGGCGAAAAACTATTTTTATCTCTAAAAAACTTGATGAAATCCAATTACATAGGCAAGTTATCCAAATTTTAAAAAATGAGCAACCACTTGCAATTGAATTACTCAATTTTGAGTATCAGCGATTGCCAAGCAGTAATAACAATCTCGATAAAATAACAATTTATGCATTAAATAAACACTATGCAGAAAGTTTAAATCAATTTAACAGCATTTTAGATTGCGAACTGCATTGTTATATTCGAGGTATTTTTCATTTAAATCCTCAACTTGATAATAACTTTCCCTGTTTTTCTTTTAAGCAAAAAACAGTTCAATTTACAGAAAGCGAACTACTATTTCCTCTGGTTGAACCTAAGAATTGTATTTATTTATCTGATATTTTAATTACCGATACCGATATGCAATCGGATGAATCAAAGCAACTTTATTATCTCGCACTTGGAGCAAGTTTATGGAATGGCAAGGCATTGATTTAA